In one Gadus morhua chromosome 7, gadMor3.0, whole genome shotgun sequence genomic region, the following are encoded:
- the rsf1b.1 gene encoding remodeling and spacing factor 1 isoform X2 — translation MAASAATSSPLPGLSPSYAVICSFLERYGALLDLPELTFTQLERYLQDTSSVPKLLVDLHMKLLRKIGKSVSAERWEKHLVKLCQDINTTWAWELEENGYKDMSVECKTAILKYLCECQFDDNVKFKTVINDEDPDKMRLQPIGRDKDGQMYWYQLDQENNVRVYLEEQDDLDGSSWKCIVRTRHDLAQVVALLKTQIDPELLAKEKEASAAEGGEKNDGDGLKKSEDVTTDDEDAKDPSSSISLKTESSETQLQKDDTKSGVPEAKSPLNGHFKDESEPVDQSDKAISNTRLIVNDQAIKEEPMEVAENKIKEPVPFSEVVCIKPKSEPGDQIRRNAIEEHQRSLKNDQQAKIPLKKRGMKLSEDFDKNSGTNIITQCPPITNFKDAAKVVGTPGEKLGEKDHVNGNTNLNKDLQSESSSKEQQLAQSLSVSKIIEDRNKEVTSAEDVRLGEKRQGSTLDNTSTEQQGSSSQLSLVNKVITVATGENLQNDKCPLKSSLPLTEGPPAPSKDLNVTLSKSSDHKELSNTDHFKSINVPVGKMVVNTETDLNHKTESSFAVCSSGPHNSKENIISKDEDMLKMDSKKAASADIKTDKSHDTENHYLTTTAKTSVATSEKPNVQEKKDTEPEEDRIKEAKSQKRKLNDGTETRDGISKSKEVELEAGDDVSKPMEVDSKAGDDGSKPMKVDNKAGVDVESETSAPIKAKEGSQTEMKMKKADQDIKKPLNTAENKIISKHSEKNRTPSADKHESMPHQPSKVDKSLSTCNPPHEDEKATLKESEKASSKESEKATLKESEKASGKESEKATLKESEKASSKESEKATLKESEKASSKESEKATLKESEKATLKESEKASLKESEKASLKESEKATLKESDKVANKGGEKASAEKGEMVVRKESDKVTSKECDKVVSKESDKVTSKESDKAAGKESDKAAGKESNKAAGKESDKATSKGGDKVDSKESEKAASKGSEASVKKSEMKASKESDKLTSKEREKASSKDSKSVSTKDGENAVAKESEKAVAKESEKAVAKESEKAVAKESEKAVAKESEKTVAKESDHNASKGGDKGSTKNSQMAASKESVNASAKESEKAASKDFDKIASNEREKAASKGGEKASAKKSDKVASKESDKVACKDSKSASSKDSEKAVAKESEKAVAKESEKAVAKESEKAVAKESEKAVAKESEKAVAKESEKAVAKECEKAVAKESEKAVAKESDQSTRKKNDKAASKDSDKEASKESDKASSKESEPTAKKMTDKASSKESEKVVTKESEKVVTKESEKAFAKESEKTSSKVSAQTVSKKSDQAASKKGEKAFAKENDEAASQEMDQDVVKINPENDGRGKESKKSADTEKPDEEVTTTSKVDRPDGSKALDSDPSMAIEEEESAKQKEDSDSEPLQKVRRGGARTKAKPRRRVKHQIEEKPADSESDSNTRRSLRRSARISRPTEKVVERRHTEPSPEKLGDKEKEGGEEEEEEDEEGKLVGSKPKEKKVDQEGQSKSKGRKRRKIQWSRARRKKKGSGDDDSSKGSGEASSEEEETEAEQEDSDEDYKVERGKKRRRGNRERRSSDSSTSSDDDLPPNDDPCKQCGLPNHPELILLCDSCDNGYHTACLRPPLMIIPDGEWFCPPCQHKQLCDKLEEQLLNLDTALKKKERAERRKERLVYVGISVENIIAPSAEVEEVKEEPIIKEKKEVKRSKSWGRRSTRAKKSISYRFDEFDEAIEEAIEEDLKEAEGGGAGRGKDMANITGHSRGKDISTILQAGEGQENGQPPPPPPSAGQRRKKRRRLNDLDSDSTVDEEESEDEFRLSDSSEEEEFVVTDQEGESEAADSHDSDFASGGGRRKVARPRKVPKQRRSARRRRRPRGYSDDEEEESDEDEEEEIATAGSSEYSDSDLDVSMRRSRRSLKRKVNYRETSESDGSKASTNRDKMKSRRPATSSDSDASESEEEKKKGKGKGKRRAESPDARSLKRRRLAVKRRRTSDDSDGDSDDSGSSEEDRPVRKRVNRIASDDSDEEEESAGAGAEKKATEKVGSGGKAEEEEVGGAAAKGPLATAPSSDYGLAANGPGPVKGLEGLGPLEPKTMAAAGAAPNGLAPQEMAPPEEDEDDLLGVTDLVDYVCNSEDL, via the exons TTCCTAAGCTTCTGGTGGACCTTCACATGAAACTGCTGAGGAAGATCGGCAAGTCGGTGTCAGCTGAACGATGGGAGAAGCATCTTGTAAAG TTATGTCAAGATATCAACACTACATGGGCATGGGAGCTCGAGGAAAACGGATACAAAGATATGTCTGTGGAGTGCAAGACAGCAATTCTTAAA TATTTGTGTGAATGCCAATTTGATGACAATGTTAAGTTCAAGACCGTCATCAATGATGAGGATCCAGATAAAATGCGGTTGCAGCCGATTGGTCGAGACAAGGACGGCCAGATGTACTGGTACCAACTGGACCAAGAAAACAACGTGCGCGTCTATCTGGAGGAGCAGGACGACCTGGACGGGTCCTCTTGGAAGTGTATTGTCAG AACCAGACATGACTTGGCCCAGGTTGTAGCTTTGCTCAAGACCCAGATTGACCCTGAACTGTTGGCCAAAGAGAAAGAGGCTAGTGCTGCAGAAGGAGGGGAGAAAAACGATGGAG ATGGTTTAAAAAAGTCTGAGGACGTAACAACTGATGATGAAGACGCCAAAGACCCATCGAGCTCCATCTCACTAAAAACTGAGAGCAGTGAAACACAGCTGCAGAAAGATGACACAAAATCTGGAGTACCTGAGGCCAAATCCCCCCTAAATGGCCATTTCAAAGATGAATCCGAGCCTGTCGACCAATCAGACAAAGCTATTTCAAACACTAGACTCATTGTAAATGATCAGGCTATCAAAGAAGAGCCCATGGAGGTAGCAGAGAATAAAATCAAGGAACCTGTGCCATTTTCTGAGGTTGTATGTATCAAACCAAAATCTGAACCAGGCGACCAGATCCGAAGAAATGCCATTGAAGAACACCAGCGATCACTCAAGAATGACCAGCAGGCCAAAATCCCTCTGAAAAAAAGAGGGATGAAACTTAGCGAGGATTTTGACAAAAACAGTGGGACTAATATCATCACTCAATGCCCACCCATTACCAATTTCAAAGATGCTGCAAAGGTGGTAGGGACTCCAGGAGAGAAATTGGGCGAAAAGGATCATGTGAATGGAAACACCAATCTCAACAAAGATTTACAGAGTGAATCCAGTAGCAAAGAACAACAGCTGGCACAAAGTTTGAGTgttagtaaaatcattgaggACAGAAACAAAGAGGTGACATCAGCAGAGGACGTTAGACTTGGAGAGAAAAGGCAAGGCTCTACTCTAGACAATACATCCACAGAGCAGCAAGGCTCATCAAGTCAGTTGAGTCTGGTTAATAAGGTGATCACTGTTGCTACTGGAGAAAACTTACAGAATGACAAATGTCCTCTTAAGTCTTCCTTGCCTCTAACAGAAGGGCCTCCAGCTCCATCTAAGGATTTAAATGTCACACTTTCAAAGTCATCTGACCACAAAGAGCTTAGCAATACAGACCattttaaatcaatcaatgtaCCAGTAGGTAAAATGGTTGTAAATACAGAAACTGACTTGAATCATAAAACTGAGTCGTCATTTGCAGTCTGTTCCAGCGGCCCTCACAATTCGAAAGAAAATATTATTTCGAAAGACGAGGATATGCTGAAGATGGACTCAAAAAAGGCTGCCAGTGCTGACATTAAGACAGACAAATCACATGATACAGAAAACCACTACTTAACCACTACGGCAAAAACTTCAGTAGCAACATCTGAGAAACCTAATGTCCAAGAAAAGAAGGACACTGAACCTGAGGAGGACCGGATAAAAGAAGCCAAGTCTCAAAAAAGAAAGCTAAATGATGGCACAGAGACCCGTGATGGCATTTCAAAATCAAAGGAGGTAGAGTTGGAAGCTGGTGATGATGTATCAAAGCCAATGGAGGTAGATTCCAAGGCTGGTGATGATGGGTCAAAGCCAATGAAGGTAGATAACAAGGCTGGTGTTGATGTAGAGTCAGAGACGAGTGCTCCAATTAAGGCGAAAGAGGGAAGCCAAACTGAAATGAAAATGAAGAAGGCAGATCAAGACATCAAGAAACCATTAAATACGgcagaaaataaaattatatcCAAGCACTCTGAAAAAAATCGCACACCGTCTGCAGATAAACATGAATCGATGCCGCACCAACCGTCTAAAGTTGACAAATCCTTGTCTACTTGTAATCCCCCCCATGAGGATGAGAAGGCAACTCTcaaggagagtgagaaggcGTCCAGcaaggagagtgagaaggcGACTCTcaaggagagtgagaaggcGTCcgggaaggagagtgagaaggcGACTCTcaaggagagtgagaaggcGTCCAGcaaggagagtgagaaggcGACTCTcaaggagagtgagaaggcGTCCAGcaaggagagtgagaaggcGACTCTcaaggagagtgagaaggcGACTCTcaaggagagtgagaaggcGTCTCTcaaggagagtgagaaggcGTCTCTcaaggagagtgagaaggcGACTCTCAAGGAGAGTGACAAGGTGGCAAACAAGGGGGGTGAAAAGGCTTCCGCCGAAAAGGGTGAGATGGTAGTTAGAAAGGAGAGTGACAAAGTGACTAGCAAGGAGTGTGACAAGGTAGTTAGTAAGGAGAGTGACAAGGTGACTAGCAAGGAGAGTGACAAGGCCGCTGGCAAGGAGAGTGACAAGGCCGCTGGCAAGGAGAGTAACAAGGCCGCTGGCAAGGAGAGTGACAAGGCGACTAGTAAGGGGGGTGATAAAGTGGACAgcaaagagagtgagaaggcAGCAAGCAAGGGCAGCGAGGCTTCCGTCAAAAAGAGTGAGATGAAAGCTAGCAAGGAGAGTGACAAGCTAAcgagcaaggagagagagaaggcttcTAGCAAGGACAGTAAGAGTGTCTCCACCAAAGACGGTGAGAATGCTGTTGCcaaggagagtgagaaggcTGTTGCcaaggagagtgagaaggcTGTTGCcaaggagagtgagaaggcTGTTGCcaaggagagtgagaaggcTGTTGCCAAGGAGAGTGAGAAAACTGTTGCCAAGGAGAGTGACCACAATGCTAGCAAGGGGGGTGACAAAGGTTCCACCAAAAATAGTCAGATGGCAGCTAGCAAGGAGAGTGTGAATGCCTCCGccaaagagagtgagaaggcAGCTAGCAAGGACTTTGATAAGATCGCTAGCAATGAGAGGGAGAAGGCAGCTAGCAAGGGGGGTGAAAAAGCTTCTGCCAAAAAGAGTGACAAGGTAGCTAGCAAGGAGAGTGACAAGGTAGCTTGCAAGGACAGTAAGAGTGCCTCCAGCAAAGACAGTGAGAAGGCTGTTGCcaaggagagtgagaaggcTGTTGCcaaggagagtgagaaggcTGTTGCcaaggagagtgagaaggcTGTTGCcaaggagagtgagaaggcTGTTGCcaaggagagtgagaaggcTGTTGCcaaggagagtgagaaggcTGTGGCCAAGGAGTGTGAGAAGGCTGTTGCcaaggagagtgagaaggcTGTGGCCAAGGAGAGTGACCAGTCTACTAGAAAGAAAAATGACAAGGCGGCTAGCAAAGACAGCGACAAGGAAGCTAGCAAAGAGAGCGACAAGGCTTCCTCCAAGGAGAGTGAGCCGACTGCCAAGAAGATGACTGACAAGGCTTCCAGCAAGGAGAGTGAAAAG GTTGTTACCAAGGAGAGTGAGAAGGTTGTTACcaaggagagtgagaaggcTTTTGCCAAGGAGAGTGAGAAGACCTCTTCCAAGGTGAGTGCCCAGACTGTTAGCAAAAAGAGTGATCAGGCTGCTAGCAAGAAGGGGGAGAAGGCTTTTGCCAAGGAGAATGATGAGGCTGCCAGCCAGGAGATGGACCAAGATGTGGTTAAAATCAACCCTGAAAATGACGGTCGAGGCAAGGAGAGCAAAAAGAGCGCTGATACAGAGAAGCCTGATGAAGAAGTTACAACTACCAGCAAGGTTGATCGACCGGACGGCTCCAAAGCGTTGGACAGCGACCCCAGCATGGCCATTGAGGAAGAGGAATCCGCAAAGCAGAAAGAGGACTCGGACAGCGAACCGCTGCAAAAGGTCAGACGAGGGGGCGCTCGGACGAAGGCCAAGCCTCGTAGACGGGTCAAACATCAGATTGAGGAGAAACCGGCTGATTCTGAGTCTGACAGCAACACGAGGCGGTCCCTACGACGGTCGGCCCGGATCTCCAGACCAACTGAGAAGGTGGTGGAGAGACGGCACACCGAACCCTCGCCTGAGAAGCTTGGAGataaggagaaagaggggggagaagaagaagaggaagaggatgaggaggggaagCTGGTTGGTAGTAAACCAAAAGAGAAGAAGGTTGACCAAGAGGGCCAGTCAAAATCAAAA gggagaaagCGTCGAAAGATCCAGTGGTCACGGGCGCGGCGCAAAAAGAAAGGCTCCGGGGATGACGACAGTTCCAAGGGCAGTGGTGAGGCGTccagcgaggaagaggagacggaGGCGGAGCAAGAAGACAGCGACGAAGACTACAAGGTTGAGCGGGGCAAGAAAAGAAGGAGAGGCAACCGGGAGAGACGGAGCTccgactcctccacctcctccgatGACGACCTCCCGCCCAACGATGACCCCTGCAAGCAATGTGGTTTGCCCAACCACCCTGAGCTG ATCCTGCTGTGCGACTCCTGCGACAACGGCTACCACACGGCGTGCCTGCGCCCGCCTCTCATGATCATCCCTGATGGCGAGTGGTTCTGCCCCCCCTGCCAACAT AAGCAGCTCTGCGACAAACTAGAAGAGCAGCTGTTGAACCTGGACACTGCATTGAAGAAGAAAGAACGTGCAGAAAGAAG GAAAGAGCGTTTGGTGTACGTTGGAATCAGTGTGGAAAACATAATCGCACCTTCT GCTGAGGTGGAGGAAGTCAAGGAAGAGCCAATTAtcaaggagaagaaagaggtgAAGCGAAGCAAGAGCTGGGGTCGTAGGTCGACGCGGGCCAAGAAATCCATAAGCTACAG GTTTGACGAGTTTGACGAGGCCATCGAGGAGGCAATCGAAGAGGACCTCAAAGAAGCcgagggtggag GGGCCGGCCGGGGCAAGGACATGGCCAACATAACGGGCCACAGCCGAGGGAAGGACATATCCACCATCCTGCAGGCGGGGGAGGGCCAGGAGAAcggccagccgccgccgccgccgcccagcgcGGGCCAGCGCAGAAAAAAGCGCCGGCGCCTCAACGACCTGGACAGCGACAGCACcgtggacgaggaggagagcgaggacgaGTTCCGCCTCAGTGACAG ctctgaggaggaggagtttgtgGTGACGGACCAGGAGGGCGAGAGCGAGGCCGCCGACTCCCACGACAGTGACTTTGCCAGCGGGGGCGGGCGCCGCAAGGTGGCCCGGCCCCGGAAGGTCCCCAAGCAGAGACGCAGCGCCCGGCGCCGACGCCGACCCCGCGGCTACTcggacgatgaggaggaggagagcgacgaagatgaagaggaggaaatCG CGACGGCGGGCTCCAGCGAGTACAGCGACAGCGACCTGGACGTGAGCATGCGGAGGTCGCGCCGCAGCCTCAAGAGGAAGGTGAACTACCGTGAGACGTCCGAGTCGGACGGCTCCAAGGCCAGCACCAACCGGGACAAGATGAAGTCCCGCCGGCCGGCGACCAGCTCGGACAGCGACG CGAGCGAATCGGAGGAGGAaaagaagaaggggaagggcAAGGGCAAGCGGCGGGCCGAGTCCCCGGACGCCCGCTCCCTCAAGCGCCGGCGGCTGGCGGTCAAACGGCGGCGGACATCGGACGACTCCGACGGTGACTCTGACGACTCGGGATCCTCGGAGGAAGACCGCCCGGTCCGCAAGCGCGTAAACCGCATCGCCTCGGACGACtcagacgaagaggaggagtcagcgggggcgggggcggagaAGAAGGCGACGGAGAAGGTGGGCTCGGGGGggaaggcggaggaggaggaggtgggcggagCGGCAGCGAAGGGGCCCCTCGCCACCGCCCCCTCGTCGGACTACGGCCTGGCCGCTAACGGGCCGGGCCCCGTGAAGGGCCTCGAGGGTCTGGGCCCCCTGGAGCCCAAGAccatggcggcggcgggcgcggCGCCCAACGGCCTGGCCCCCCAGGAGATGGCGCCaccggaggaggacgaggacgacctGTTGGGGGTAACGGACCTGGTGGACTACGTCTGCAATAGCGAGGACTTGTAA